The following coding sequences are from one Arachis hypogaea cultivar Tifrunner chromosome 7, arahy.Tifrunner.gnm2.J5K5, whole genome shotgun sequence window:
- the LOC112701647 gene encoding heparanase-like protein 2: MDVNQYVKVALFLSLLVLFCPSFSSSEDVKLKVKGVTNIATTDENFICATLDWWPSDKCDYNQCPWGKAGILNLDLNNTILSNAIKAFNPLRIRLGGSLEDQIIYQFGKQKHCPTMKKKDNGLFGFSVGCLPKKRWDEINHFFNKTGIKFTFGLNALIGKKNSKEDQLNWKGDWNPNNAISLMKYTVSKGYNIDSYELGNELCSEGVSARLDSVQYAKDITKLRHIVNSLYPNATTRPKVLGPAGFYGKEWFDSFLQHVGPGVIDGVTHHIYNLGAGVDKDLISKVQDPYFLSKIAQTFKDVSTAVKEFTPWAGAWVGESGGAYNSGGKDVSHTFVKVFWYLDQLGMTSTFNHKVYCRQALIGGNYALLNTTSFIPNPDYYGALLWHRLMGTNVLSISHDSSPYLRTYAHCSKKGSGITLLLINMENSTSFDVSLVNDMNLYPEESASEGINTANLMDSLKREEYHLTPKDGNIQSDVVLLNGTPLELTKSKEIPELKPKIVDASSSSPIKVAPHSIVFVQINNFNAPACAPPTK, encoded by the exons ATGGATGTGAATCAGTATGTGAAAGTAGCTCTCTTTTTAAGTCTCTTAGTATTATTCTgcccttctttttcttcatcagaAGATGTGAAGCTTAAAGTAAAAGGGGTCACAAAcattgctacaactgatgagaaTTTCATATGTGCAACATTGGATTGGTGGCCATCTGATAAATGTGACTATAACCAATGTCCATGGGGAAAAGCTGGGATTCTCAacttg GACTTGAATAACACGATACTCTCAAATGCAATCAAAG CATTCAATCCTCTGAGGATTAGATTAGGAGGTTCACTAGAAGATCAAATTATTTACCAATTTGGAAAGCAAAAGCACTGCCCAACTATGAAAAAGAAAGATAACGGCTTGTTTGGATTCAGTGTTGGATGCCTCCCCAAAAAGAGATGGGATGAAATAAATCATTTTTTCAATAAAACTgg TATCAAATTTACATTTGGCTTAAACGCACTTATTGGCAAGAAAAATTCCAAGGAAGACCAATTAAACTGGAAAGGAGATTGGAATCCAAACAATGCCATAAGTCTCATGAAGTACACTGTCTCCAAAGGATACAATATAGATTCATATGAATTAG GAAACGAGCTATGCTCTGAAGGAGTATCAGCAAGACTAGATAGTGTTCAATATGCAAAAGATATCACAAAACTAAGGCACATAGTTAACTCATTATACCCAAATGCCACAACAAGACCAAAGGTGTTGGGTCCAGCTGGATTTTATGGTAAAGAATGGTTTGATAGCTTCTTGCAACATGTTGGACCTGGTGTCATTGATGGAGTTACACATCACATTTATAACCTTGGTGCTG GTGTTGATAAGGATCTTATTAGCAAAGTTCAAGACCCATATTTCTTGAGCAAAATTGCACAAACTTTTAAGGATGTTTCAACGGCAGTGAAGGAATTCACACCATGGGCTGGAGCATGGGTTGGAGAATCTGGTGGAGCTTATAATAGTGGAGGCAAAGATGTTTCACATACTTTTGTtaaggtatttt GGTATTTAGACCAATTGGGTATGACATCAACCTTCAACCACAAAGTTTATTGTAGACAAGCTTTGATAGGAGGAAACTATGCTTTGCTAAATACAACATCATTCATTCCTAATCCAGATTATTATGG AGCACTTTTGTGGCATCGACTTATGGGAACCAACGTGCTTTCTATTTCTCATGATAGTTCACCATATCTACGTACATATGCTCATTGTTCTAAAAAAGGG AGTGGAATTACATTGTTACTAATAAATATGGAGAATTCAACATCTTTCGATGTGTCCCTCGTGAATGACATGAATCTTTATCCGGAGGAATCGGCATCAGAAGGAATAAACACAGCGAATTTGATGGATTCATTGAAAAGGGAAGAGTACCACTTGACACCTAAAGATGGAAACATTCAAAGTGATGTTGTGCTTTTGAATGGAACTCCATTGGAACTTACTAAGTCAAAGGAAATTCCAGAGCTTAAACCAAAGATTGttgatgcttcttcttcttctccaatcaaaGTTGCACCTCATTCAATAGTCTTTGTGCAAATCAATAATTTCAATGCACCTGCATGTGCACCTCCTACAAAATAG